A stretch of Henckelia pumila isolate YLH828 chromosome 4, ASM3356847v2, whole genome shotgun sequence DNA encodes these proteins:
- the LOC140861681 gene encoding receptor-like protein EIX2: MVTRNRILTHFLVSTILVLCCFGSVFGQHYSSKVRCFERERQALLKFRYELVDEYGRLSSWGVGENERECCKWRGVSCDNRTNHVAQLNLRGPKELDSPLKGSVSSSLLELKQYLTHLDLSNNDFGHSNIPEFIGSFEKLHYLDLSSANFQGSIPPSVGNLSVLMYLDFSGNYGLYSDNLDWVSHLGSLQYLDLTLIGLRNASNWKSTLLPFPPSMPPLLSLAILDLSDNLVIPSSTLQWILNFSKSLTFIDLSNNNITSPMSTYAFHRQIFLSHLDLFSNALEEGIPKTFGNMSSLIHLSLGGNCLTAQLSKVMTNLSGPLEKKLQYLDLSGNRISGSLPNISRFSFLNHLDLCRNKLNDSIANGFLNIGNLTYLDLSANYFTGTLPDLTIYPFLQKLYLDHNMFNGHLTESIGFLSKQEDLVVGSNNLEGIVNETHFSNLFSLQILDLSDNSLLALNCSSHWIPPFQLRVINLSQCNIGPRFPPWLRFQRKLQYLDVSFSHIVDTIPSWFGNTVSTLTHLNASNNQIHGVFPIIGRDSPPVELYRTILDLSRNKITGQATFLCHYVGWQFIGLWDNLFSRDMPSCFAKNSWLKFLNLANNNFSGEIPDSFGSLPELSLLNMRNNSFTGGIPQSLKNCGGLEMIDLGKNRLTGKIPTWIGDNLSRLIVLSLRFNMFHGTIPWGICRLQGIQVLDLSSNKISGIIPKCLHNLTAMIDAQAGVPSLEYGIINPFGVLTFYSSLWGGVCFMWKGKEVNYVNHLEFVQVIDLSNNALFGDIPAEITDLKALVQLNLSRNNLTGSIPRDIGLLKSLDSLDLSRNHLSGGIPISLCELSFLGTFNLSYNNLSGRVPPQMKFDESSYMGNSGLCGCPILDKSCPGEDEINQQDARDGDAMDRWEYGDDDKFITKGFYISVEFGFIIGFWGIFGTTLLRNSPR, from the exons ATGGTCACTCGAAACAGAATTCTAACTCATTTTCTTGTATCAACTATTCTGGTGTTATGTTGTTTCGGAAGTGTTTTCGGGCAGCATTATTCAAGTAAAGTCAGGTGTTTTGAGAGGGAGAGGCAAGCACTTCTTAAGTTCAGATACGAGCTCGTGGACGAATACGGAAGACTCTCTTCTTGGGGAGTAGGAGAAAATGAGAGGGAGTGCTGCAAATGGAGAGGTGTTTCTTGTGATAACAGAACGAATCACGTCGCACAATTGAACCTGAGAGGTCCAAAGGAACTTGATTCTCCTCTAAAAGGTAGTGTTAGCTCTTCCTTGCTTGAGTTGAAGCAGTACTTGACTCACCTAGACCTTAGTAACAATGATTTTGGGCATTCAAATATCCCGGAATTCATTGGCTCATTTGAGAAATTACATTATCTCGATCTTTCCTCGGCTAATTTTCAGGGATCCATTCCGCCGAGTGTTGGGAACCTTTCTGTGTTGATGTATCTTGATTTTAGTGGGAATTATGGTCTCTATAGTGACAATCTTGATTGGGTATCACATCTTGGTTCACTCCAATATCTTGACCTCACTTTGATTGGACTCCGCAATGCATCCAATTG GAAATCCACCCTTCTTCCCTTCCCTCCATCAATGCCTCCGCTCCTCTCGCTCGCTATACTCGACCTCTCGGATAATCTTGTTATCCCATCTTCCACGCTTCAATGGATCTTGAACTTTAGCAAAAGCCTGACTTTCATTGATCTCTCaaacaacaacataacaagtcCCATGTCTACGTATGCTTTCCACCGCCAGATCTTCCTTTCGCACCTCGATCTCTTTTCCAATGCACTGGAGGAAGGGATTCCTAAAACCTTTGGAAATATGAGCAGTTTGATACACTTGAGTTTGGGTGGAAATTGCTTAACTGCTCAACTTTCAAAAGTGATGACGAATTTGTCCGGACCTCTAGAGAAGAAATTGCAGTATCTAGATTTAAGTGGTAATAGGATAAGTGGTTCATTGCCTAATATTTCAAGGTTTTCATTCTTGAACCATTTAGACCTTTGTCGGAATAAACTCAATGATTCCATCGCAAATGGCTTCCTAAATATTGGAAACCTGACTTATCTAGATTTGTCAGCAAACTATTTTACCGGTACACTACCAGATCTCACGATTTATCCGTTCCTACAGAAGTTGTATCTCGACCACAATATGTTCAACGGACATTTGACAGAAAGCATTGGATTCTTGTCAAAGCAGGAGGATTTAGTTGTAGGTTCAAATAACTTAGAAGGCATAGTTAATGAGACTCATTTTTCTAATCTATTTAGTCTACAAATCCTTGACTTGTCTGATAACTCATTGTTGGCCTTAAATTGTAGCTCCCATTGGATTCCTCCTTTTCAACTAAGAGTCATAAACTTGTCGCAATGCAATATAGGACCACGTTTTCCCCCATGGCTTCGATTCCAAAGAAAACTACAATATCTTGATGTTTCATTTTCTCATATTGTGGACACCATTCCTAGTTGGTTTGGTAATACAGTTTCTACACTAACACATCTGAATGCATCAAATAACCAAATACATGGTGTCTTTCCCATCATTGGAAGGGACTCACCACCGGTTGAACTATACCGAACAATATTAGATCTATCAAGAAACAAAATCACAGGTCAAGCAACTTTTTTGTGCCATTATGTTGGGTGGCAGTTCATTGGCCTCTGGGATAACTTGTTTTCCAGAGATATGCCGAGTTGTTTCGCCAAGAATAGTTGGTTGAAATTTCTGAACTTGGCCAACAACAACTTTTCTGGGGAAATCCCTGACTCATTTGGCTCTTTGCCAGAGCTATCTTTGTTGAATATGAGAAACAATAGTTTCACAGGTGGAATCCCTCAATCATTGAAGAACTGTGGTGGGCTGGAAATGATTGATCTTGGAAAAAATAGGCTAACTGGGAAAATACCAACCTGGATAGGAGATAACTTGTCACGTCTGATTGTTCTAAGCCTACGTTTCAACATGTTTCATGGGACGATACCTTGGGGCATTTGCCGTCTACAAGGCATCCAAGTGTTAGACCTCTCTTCCAACAAGATATCCGGAATCATACCGAAATGCTTGCATAATCTCACCGCGATGATCGACGCACAGGCAGGAGTTCCAAGCTTGGAATATGGTATCATAAATCCATTTGGTGTACTCACATTTTATAGTAGCTTATGGGGTGGTGTATGTTTCATGTGGAAAGGAAAGGAGGTCAATTATGTAAATCATCTGGAATTTGTTCAAGTCATTGATTTGTCTAACAATGCTTTATTTGGTGATATCCCTGCTGAAATCACAGACCTTAAAGCTTTGGTTCAATTGAACCTCTCAAGAAACAACTTGACTGGCTCTATTCCTCGAGATATCGGTCTCTTGAAGTCATTGGATTCTCTTGATCTTTCGAGAAACCACCTCTCCGGTGGCATCCCAATCAGTCTTTGCGAATTAAGCTTTCTTGGTACCTTCAACTTATCCTACAACAACTTGTCTGGGAGAGTTCCGCCACAGATGAAGTTTGACGAGTCTTCCTATATGGGAAATTCTGGGCTCTGTGGATGTCCTATACTCGATAAATCTTGTCCCGGAGAAGATGAGATCAATCAGCAAGATGCAAGAGATGGCGATGCAATGGACAGATGGGAATATGGAGATGATGACAAGTTCATTACCAAGGGATTTTACATCAGTGTGGAATTTGGTTTTATCATTGGATTTTGGGGGATCTTTGGAACAACACTACTCCGTAATTCACCTCGGTAA
- the LOC140865246 gene encoding uncharacterized protein — MASAGDRRHSPATNLPHFFQTAATNLSSFLTSKPAYLPPRSSKVRLPFLLPDSPISLVSQSDSAQPDSLSSSESRETPFSASPAIESSPSSNAGSGFPSTVRISAGRGSGPAFVGQVFSMCDLSGTGLMAVSTHFDIPFISRRTPEWLKKMFAAVTKSERNGPVFRFFMDLGDAVSYVRRLNIPSGVVGACRLDIAYEHFKEKPDLFQFVPNERQVKEANKLLKTLPNGDGKKKMVGVPVFSAQNLDIAIATTDGIKWYTPYFFDKTMLDNILEESVDQHFQALIQTRNLQRRRDIGDDNLSAEAIEEMGESNFEPLEVQEVLDEMGHSGIPLSVVSKAAEIQLLYSVDRVLLGNRWLRKATGIQPKFPYMVDSFEKKSAASFLRVEEPCNLISNSKFVEDTQVPSPATSSNADGKQGHLRDFRFPFGDWFSHPWLKQHNQQNIVNSRNVNSTKKDTGKSSPFLPKITMVGVSTVEPGKMNKATLRKTMDDLTKELERVEEHETNQSSSGSGEDIFDRRDPLFVANVGDHYSSSPRTGFVRWLRGGSD, encoded by the exons ATGGCCTCGGCCGGAGACCGCCGCCACAGCCCCGCCACCAACCTTCCGCACTTCTTCCAAACGGCTGCCACTAATCTATCCTCTTTCCTCACATCCAAACCTGCGTATCTGCCGCCACGTTCTTCCAAAGTTCGCCTCCCTTTCCTCCTTCCGGACTCGCCAATCTCACTTGTCTCCCAGTCGGATTCAGCCCAGCCCGATTCTCTTTCCTCATCTGAGTCAAGAGAAACCCCTTTTTCCGCGTCCCCGGCAATCGAAAGCTCGCCTTCTTCAAATGCTGGTTCTGGGTTCCCTTCTACAGTTCGAATTTCAGCTGGACGAGGTAGCGGACCTGCTTTTGTTGGGCAGGTTTTCAGCATGTGTGACCTTTCCGGCACCGGTTTAATGGCTGTCTCCACTCATTTTGACATCCCTTTCATATCCAGAAG GACACCGGAGTGGCTGAAGAAAATGTTTGCAGCAGTGACCAAGAGTGAAAGGAATGGCCCCGTGTTCCGTTTCTTTATGGATCTTGGTGATGCTG TTTCTTATGTAAGACGGCTCAATATACCCAGTGGTGTGGTTGGCGCGTGCCGTCTTGACATTGCGTATGAGCATTTTAAG GAAAAGCCTGATTTGTTTCAATTTGTTCCGAACGAGAGACAG GTCAAGGAAGCCAATAAACTTTTGAAGACCTTACCCAATGGTGATGGAAAAAAGAAAATGGTCGGTGTTCCTGTTTTTAGTGCTCAAAACTTGGATATAGCCATAGCAACGACCGATGGTATCAAGTG GTACACTCCATACTTTTTCGACAAAACCATGCTCGATAACATTCTTGAAGAATCAGTAGATCAGCATTTCCAGGCATTAATTCAGACACGGAATTTACAGCGCCGGCGGGACATTGGTGATGACAACCTCTCTGCCGAAGCTATTGAAGAGATGGGAGAGAGCAATTTTGAGCCTCTGGAG GTTCAGGAAGTTCTGGATGAGATGGGCCATTCAGGTATACCGTTGAGTGTCGTATCAAAGGCTGCAGAGATTCAACTTCTGTACTCTGTAGACCGAGTTCTTCTTGGGAATAGATGGTTGCGGAAAGCCACTGGAATTCAACCCAAATTCCCTTATATGGTCGACTCATTTGAGAAAAA GAGTGCAGCTTCTTTTTTGAGAGTTGAGGAACCTTGTAACTTAATATCCAATTCTAAATTCGTGGAGGACACTCAAGTTCCGAGCCCTGCAACATCATCTAATGCTGATGGTAAACAAGGGCATCTCCGGGATTTTCGGTTCCCTTTTGGAGATTGGTTTAGTCACCCCTGGTTGAAGCAACACAACCAGCAAAACATAGTCAATTCAAG AAATGTGAACTCTACAAAGAAAGACACAGGAAAATCATCGCCTTTCCTTCCCAAGATCACCATGGTGGGTGTCTCGACGGTAGAGCCAGGGAAGATGAACAAAGCCACTTTGAGAAAGACCATGGATGATCTAACTAAAGAACTGGAACgggttgaagaacatgagacAAATCAATCTAGCTCGGGTAGTGGCGAGGACATTTTTGACAGGAGGGATCCGCTATTTGTGGCCAACGTTGGGGACCATTATTCCAGTTCACCAAGAACAGGCTTTGTTCGATGGCTTCGAGGCGGATCAGATTAG
- the LOC140860268 gene encoding dnaJ protein ERDJ2A-like, protein MADSEENNALFPIFILSMIALPLVPYTILKLFRAASKKTKSIHCDCSDCARSGKYRKSIFKRIANVSTCGNFTLILLWIIVGILVYYIKNISREVQVFEPFNILGLEPGAKESEIKKAYRKLSIQYHPDKNPDPAAHKYFVESISKAYQALTDPISRENFEKYGHPDGRQGFQMGIALPQFLLNIDGASSGALLIGIVGVCILLPLVMAVVYLSKSSKYTGNYVKNDTLGAYFHLMKPSLAPSKIMEVFIRAAEFFEIPVRRTDDEPLHKLFMTIRSELNLDLKNIKKEQAKFWKQHPTLVKTELLVQAHLTREMASLSPDLERDCRKVLEFAPRLLEELIKMAIIPRTSKGQGWLRPTIGVVELSQCIVQAVPLSARKAAGGSADGIAPFLQLPHFNEDIIKKITRKKVRTFQDFQEMNIQERAELLTQMAEMPLPEAQDVEKVMELIPSVTVDVTCCTEGEESVQEGDLVTVQAWITLKRSNGLIGALPHCPRYPLHKEENFWFLLADPNTNTVWFSQKVSFMDEGAAISAASTAIEERMEVLAANPRETSAAIKEAVQRVKSGSRLAMGKFLAMAEGNYNLMCYLLCDSWIGCDKKVPLKLKVLKRTRAGTRGGLIDGGAVPEDGVEEEEESEEEEEEDIDSEYSEDEDEKQKSKNKGSSKGKKVNGKGKESSGSESSGSDEE, encoded by the exons ATGGCTGATTCAGAAGAAAATAATGCTTTATTTCCAATTTTTATTTTGTCAATGATCGCGTTGCCTCTGGTGCCTTATACGATACTGAAGTTATTCCGTGCTGCCTCAAAGAAAACGAAGAGCATCCACTGTGATTGTTCTGACTGTGCTCGATCAGGGAAATATcgcaaatcaatttttaaacgG ATTGCAAATGTATCAACATGTGGTAACTTCACTCTCATTCTGCTATGGATCATTGTGGGAATTCTCGTTTATTACATAAAGAACATCAGTCGTGAG GTTCAAGTCTTTGAACCATTCAATATTCTTGGATTAGAGCCCGGAGCTAAAGAATCTGAGATTAAGAAAGCATATAGGAAACTCTCCATTCAGTACCACCCTGATAAGAACCCTGATCCAG CTGCTCACAAGTATTTTGTCGAGTCCATATCCAAAGCTTACCAGGCACTGACAGATCCAATTTCCCGTGAAAATTTCGAAAAATATGGTCATCCTGATGGTAGGCAG GGGTTTCAAATGGGAATCGCTCTTCCTCAGTTTCTTCTTAACATTGACGGTGCTTCAAGTGGTGCACTATTAATAGGGATAGTTGGAGTCTGTATATTGTTGCCACTTGTGATGGCTGTTGTATATCTTTCGAAATCTTCAAAATATACCGGAAATTATGTCAAGAATGACACGCTGGGAGCCTATTTTCACTTGATGAAGCCTTCATTGGCCCCTAG TAAAATCATGGAAGTTTTCATCAGAGCTGCGGAGTTTTTTGAGATTCCGGTGCGAAGAACCGATGATGAACCTCTTCACAAACTCTTTATGACTATAAGAAGCGAGTTGAACTTGGACCTAAAAAATATAAAGAAGGAACAAGCAAAGTTCTGGAAGCAGCATCCGACACTTGTTAAG ACAGAACTGTTGGTTCAAGCACACTTGACTCGTGAAATGGCATCTCTATCCCCAGATTTGGAACGTGATTGCAGAAAGGTTCTGGAATTTGCACCTCGTCTTCTTGAAGAGCTGATCAAG ATGGCTATCATCCCCCGAACTTCCAAGGGGCAAGGCTGGCTTAGGCCTACCATAGGAGTTGTTGAACTTTCCCAGTGTATTGTTCAG GCTGTTCCTCTTAGTGCAAGAAAGGCTGCAGGAGGGTCTGCTGATGGAATTGCTCCTTTTTTACAACTTCCACATTTTAATGAAGATATAATCAAGAAAATCACCCGAAAG AAGGTGCGAACTTTTCAAGATTTTCAGGAAATGAATATTCAAGAACGAGCTGAACTTCTGACTCAAATGGCCGAAATGCCACTTCCTGAAGCGCAAGATGTGGAAAAGGTAATGGAACTGATTCCTTCAGTTACGGTGGACGTTACGTGCTGCACTGAAGGAGAGGAAAGTGTACAAGAGGGTGACTTGGTCACTGTTCAAGCTTGGATCACCCTGAAACGTTCGAATGGCTTGATCGGTGCCCTTCCCCACTGCCCCCGTTATCCATTGCACAAAGAAGAAAATTTCTGGTTTTTACTCGCTGATCCCAATACAAATACCGTGTGGTTCTCCCAGAAGGTCAGTTTTATGGATGAAGGTGCTGCTATTAGCGCTGCTTCAACGGCAATAGAAGAAAGAATGGAGGTTCTCGCAGCGAATCCAAGGGAAACAAGTGCCGCTATAAAGGAAGCAGTTCAGCGAGTTAAGAGCGGGTCTCGGCTTGCAATGGGTAAGTTTCTTGCCATGGCGGAAGGGAACTATAACTTGATGTGCTATTTGTTGTGTGATTCTTGGATCGGATGCGACAAAAAAGTGCCATTAAAGCTTAAAGTTCTGAAAAGGACACGAGCTGGGACGAGGGGTGGGCTGATCGATGGAGGGGCGGTTCCGGAGGATGGCGTTGAAGAGGAAGAGGAGTCTGAAGAAGAGGAAGAGGAGGATATCGATAGCGAGTACAGCGAAGATGAAGACGAGAAGcagaaatcaaaaaataaagGTTCTTCGAAGGGAAAAAAAGTAAATGGAAAAGGCAAAGAATCGTCTGGTTCGGAGAGTTCAGGTTCAGATGAGGAGTGA
- the LOC140861682 gene encoding uncharacterized protein: MEEAQKQKKELIQREGGREQGKSRESQDRMGRLSRYAPHRVVQDRAVHVFEVGAEAQTPVSREKSLKYCAFHQEGTHYTNECRTLQQRRQQPYIRDGKPVQKMPRGPPWIQGPQALVLSRTDIVSREGGKQEAGPRKEDGKSGEGPAKGVINMIFGGSTDGDSNRARKSWSRRESLGVEEGRRGSGPVITFGPRYLEGVNLPHNDALLIQARIANYDVRRVFIDSGSSMNIIFQEEFEQMDLLGYELSPVKTALYGFAGHTVQPQGEMLFPVTLGSGNVKKTVMTRFTLVESPSSYNVILGRPAMNAFRAVASAYH; encoded by the coding sequence ATGGAGGAGGCCCAGAAGCAAAAGAAGGAGTTGATCCAGAGAGAAGGAGGTCGGGAACAGGGAAAAAGCAGAGAAAGTCAGGACCGCATGGGGCGGTTGTCTCGGTATGCACCACACAGAGTAGTCCAGGACAGAGCTGTGCATGTATTCGAAGTAGGAGCTGAAGCTCAAACCCCTGTTTCTAGGGAAAAATCTTTGAAGTATTGTGCTTTTCATCAGGAAGGCACACATTATACCAATGAATGCCGGACGCTACAGCAGAGACGACAGCAACCCTATATCCGAGATGGTAAGCCGGTTCAAAAAATGCCCCGGGGTCCGCCTTGGATCCAGGGGCCACAGGCGTTGGTTCTTTCCAGGACTGACATTGTTTCCCGAGAGGGAGGGAAACAAGAGGCAGGTCCCCGAAAGGAGGATGGAAAATCAGGAGAGGGGCCAGCTAAAGGGGTTATCAACATGATTTTCGGGGGATCTACTGACGGAGATTCGAACCGAGCCAGAAAGTCTTGGAGCCGGAGGGAGAGTTTGGGGGTGGAGGAAGGGAGGCGGGGTTCAGGGCCAGTCATCACATTTGGACCTCGGTACCTGGAAGGGGTAAACCTGCCACATAATGATGCCTTGCTTATACAGGCTCGGATTGCTAACTACGATGTACGAAGAGTGTTCATAGACTCGGGAAGCTCGATGAATATCATTTTTCAAGAAGAATTTGAGCAGATGGATCTGCTGGGGTATGAGTTGAGCCCGGTAAAAACAGCCTTGTATGGATTTGCCGGGCACACCGTACAGCCTCAAGGGGAAATGTTATTTCCCGTAACCTTGGGGTCGGGAAATGTGAAGAAAACGGTCATGACGAGGTTTACATTGGTCGAATCACCATCTTCTTACAACGTCATCTTGGGGAGGCCGGCTATGAATGCCTTCAGAGCTGTGGCTTCAGCTTATCATTAG